A genomic stretch from Sphingobacterium sp. ML3W includes:
- the hisIE gene encoding bifunctional phosphoribosyl-AMP cyclohydrolase/phosphoribosyl-ATP diphosphatase HisIE, translated as MLDFAKSDGLVPVIVQDAQTLEVLMLGYMNEEAWQKTQTEKRVTFFSRSKNRLWTKGEESGNFLNVKSIHIDCDKDTVLIKADPMGPTCHTGSRSCFNTDFNQNFILELERIVNHRYENPSDESYVNRLRSRGINKIAQKVGEEAVETVIAALTETETDFINETSDLLFHLIVLLREKGFSLETIAKNLESRHQ; from the coding sequence ATGTTAGATTTCGCAAAAAGTGACGGACTTGTTCCAGTGATCGTGCAGGATGCCCAAACACTAGAGGTGTTGATGCTGGGCTATATGAACGAAGAGGCTTGGCAAAAGACACAGACGGAAAAGCGCGTGACTTTTTTCTCTCGTAGCAAAAATCGTCTCTGGACTAAAGGAGAGGAGAGTGGTAACTTTTTAAATGTAAAGAGTATTCATATAGACTGCGATAAAGATACCGTATTGATCAAGGCCGATCCTATGGGACCTACTTGTCATACAGGAAGTCGGAGTTGTTTCAATACGGACTTCAATCAGAATTTTATTTTGGAACTGGAACGTATTGTAAATCATCGCTACGAAAATCCTTCTGACGAATCCTATGTCAATCGTCTTCGCTCCAGAGGAATTAATAAAATCGCCCAAAAGGTAGGTGAAGAAGCGGTAGAAACCGTGATCGCGGCATTAACGGAAACCGAGACTGACTTTATCAATGAGACTTCCGATTTATTGTTCCATTTGATCGTATTGTTGCGTGAAAAAGGCTTTTCGTTGGAAACAATCGCTAAAAAT